A single Halarcobacter anaerophilus DNA region contains:
- the rbfA gene encoding 30S ribosome-binding factor RbfA, with translation MKSINLQRTESLLMELIPEALSTLNDDRICSLPITGVNCKNGKYDATVYFDGSDFSEKEIPGIISALTKANGRIKSYVLSATGWYKCPVFKFVNDKSLESSNSIDELFRQIEQQKSKS, from the coding sequence TTGAAGAGTATAAATTTACAAAGAACAGAATCTCTGCTTATGGAGTTGATTCCAGAGGCTTTATCAACACTAAATGATGATAGAATCTGTTCTCTTCCTATAACAGGAGTAAACTGTAAAAACGGTAAATATGATGCAACCGTTTATTTTGACGGAAGTGATTTTAGTGAAAAAGAGATACCTGGAATTATTTCTGCTCTTACTAAAGCTAACGGAAGAATAAAGTCTTACGTCTTAAGTGCAACAGGATGGTATAAATGCCCTGTATTTAAGTTTGTAAATGACAAATCATTAGAGTCGTCAAATAGTATTGATGAACTTTTTAGACAAATTGAGCAACAAAAGAGTAAATCATGA
- the rimP gene encoding ribosome maturation factor RimP, with protein MNLEESIEIAVKGCKAQLYDIVTLKENDKNIFRVYVTSKEGISLDKCAEISRMISPILDIDEPMQGKYNLEVSSPGIERKLKKRLHFKSSIGEKVKLKDFDKNIIKGELIEANDENIKIKTKHGEEIVPYDEISSASTYFEW; from the coding sequence ATGAATTTAGAAGAATCAATCGAAATAGCAGTAAAAGGTTGCAAAGCACAACTTTATGACATAGTTACTTTAAAAGAGAATGATAAAAATATTTTCAGAGTTTATGTTACTTCTAAAGAGGGAATATCGTTAGATAAATGTGCCGAAATTAGTAGAATGATCTCTCCTATTTTAGATATTGATGAACCTATGCAAGGTAAATATAACCTTGAAGTCAGCTCTCCGGGAATTGAAAGAAAATTAAAAAAGAGACTTCATTTTAAATCTTCAATCGGTGAGAAGGTAAAATTAAAAGATTTTGATAAAAATATAATCAAAGGTGAATTAATTGAAGCCAATGATGAAAATATCAAAATTAAGACTAAACATGGAGAAGAGATAGTTCCTTATGATGAAATATCTTCTGCTTCTACTTATTTTGAATGGTAG
- the ribD gene encoding bifunctional diaminohydroxyphosphoribosylaminopyrimidine deaminase/5-amino-6-(5-phosphoribosylamino)uracil reductase RibD — protein MKIDDNFFMKLAIDEAWKYQLLTYPNPAVGCVVVKNGEILAIEAHKTAGEAHAEVNALKAAFLKKNPNDLLKLKKTSDEIHQYLIKNHNNFFTDCIVYVTLEPCNHIGKTPACSNLLKELKPKRVVIAHKDTNKEASGGIETLKNANIDVSLGCMQKEAYDLLYPFIKWTESTFVFFKMAMTLNGSIDGKISSNQTLAYTHTLRDKIDLMLIGGNTVRTDRPTLDARYIAGRSPNIMIYSKNKIFDNNIPLFKIPNRDVFISDDLFKLLDYKFVMVEGTYNLMNILKQRIDFVVLLVNPKIRKGLNAVNEIDIDFEILHENFIGSEKVIYLRKKD, from the coding sequence ATGAAAATTGATGATAACTTCTTTATGAAGTTAGCCATTGATGAAGCTTGGAAATATCAACTTTTAACTTATCCTAATCCTGCAGTTGGCTGCGTTGTTGTAAAAAACGGTGAAATTCTTGCAATAGAAGCTCATAAAACTGCAGGTGAAGCCCATGCAGAAGTAAATGCACTAAAAGCTGCATTTTTAAAAAAAAATCCAAATGACTTATTAAAATTAAAAAAAACTTCAGATGAAATACATCAATATCTAATAAAAAACCATAATAATTTTTTTACTGATTGCATAGTTTATGTTACTTTAGAACCTTGTAATCACATAGGTAAAACTCCGGCATGTTCAAATTTGTTAAAAGAGTTAAAACCAAAAAGAGTGGTAATTGCTCATAAAGATACCAACAAAGAAGCATCAGGGGGTATAGAAACCCTTAAAAATGCAAATATAGATGTAAGTCTTGGATGTATGCAAAAAGAGGCGTATGATCTTTTGTATCCATTTATTAAATGGACAGAAAGTACTTTTGTATTTTTTAAAATGGCAATGACTCTAAACGGTTCGATTGACGGTAAAATTTCTTCAAATCAAACTTTGGCATATACTCATACCCTAAGAGATAAAATTGATTTAATGCTAATAGGAGGAAATACGGTTAGAACTGATAGACCTACTTTAGATGCAAGATATATAGCAGGTCGTTCTCCTAATATAATGATTTATTCAAAAAATAAAATATTTGATAATAATATTCCACTATTTAAAATTCCAAATAGAGATGTCTTTATAAGTGATGATTTATTTAAATTGCTTGATTATAAATTTGTTATGGTAGAAGGAACATACAATTTGATGAATATCTTAAAACAGAGAATAGATTTTGTAGTACTTTTAGTAAATCCAAAAATCAGAAAAGGATTAAACGCTGTAAATGAGATAGATATAGATTTCGAAATTCTTCATGAAAATTTTATTGGATCAGAAAAAGTAATTTATTTGAGAAAAAAAGATTAG
- a CDS encoding TonB-dependent receptor, with the protein MKYKSLVMHTALLLLINSDTFADENYDLPEVDIETHNNLTDNDSAIGSKSVTTSAEIKLFDSAELINPYKAISLEPGVDIRFNDPLGMSITHKIRGKSDRNVGETLEGLPLKGIGPGGGLSTMVDIENIDYINVEKGAIKADSGFGYGSDNGMVDMNFKAPSSNFSTVIKQVFGSDSLSKTYMRVDTGNIEDTAKIFISGSYTDADKWKGEGKATERKNFEFGIASTSKQDIKWELYGIYNDEKKHGYQGLTFEQSKDLSEYKDLDYQTDDPAKSDYYDYHRQDFETYAILGKVEVPLSSKDSFTLRPYFLHDKGKSWSTTSTNIIEWIVDHDTYGVVAEYAHKIDNGKIKLGYWYQEDEPPGPPTTRKLREFGTYEFSAWERLIDVEKNSIFHAPYITAEKEFGNTVVEAGLKYLWLSTPTLKSYDVTGIGDVSYESALSKANNEEFTLNSNTYEVFLPNIGLTHYINDNSYIRASYGRNYNTPQYGLGGGVVTYYRKMHMSEDTLQDMWDNIKPEESDNFDIGYGYGTSTWKTDTTLFYSDVKNVAGSFYDPALDFTYQQNMAKAQSYGAELAASYKVLDNLNLNLSLTYNKYEFKEDVETSAGTTIKSKGQQLPDVPEFTGNLSLVYDYQGYKLSPILRYLGKRYADVENKYSVDPYWLLDFSVHKEYSFGNKKRLDLSFSVTNLLDEEYISTISTSDTSDDEAKATYLVGAQRSLFFSVQYRF; encoded by the coding sequence ATGAAATATAAGAGCTTAGTAATGCATACAGCTTTGTTACTATTAATTAATTCTGATACTTTTGCAGATGAAAATTATGATTTGCCGGAAGTAGATATAGAGACTCACAATAACTTAACTGACAATGACAGTGCAATTGGAAGTAAGAGTGTAACAACTTCGGCAGAAATCAAACTTTTTGATAGTGCAGAATTAATTAATCCATATAAAGCTATTTCTTTAGAACCAGGTGTTGACATACGTTTTAATGATCCTTTGGGAATGAGTATAACTCACAAAATACGTGGAAAATCAGATAGAAATGTCGGTGAAACCCTTGAAGGATTGCCTCTAAAAGGAATTGGTCCAGGTGGAGGGCTTTCAACAATGGTTGATATTGAAAATATTGATTATATCAATGTAGAAAAGGGTGCGATTAAAGCAGACAGCGGGTTTGGTTACGGAAGTGACAACGGTATGGTTGATATGAATTTTAAAGCTCCTTCAAGTAATTTTAGCACTGTTATAAAGCAAGTTTTTGGAAGTGATAGTTTATCAAAAACTTATATGCGTGTGGATACGGGTAATATAGAAGATACTGCAAAAATTTTTATTTCAGGCTCATATACTGATGCTGATAAATGGAAAGGTGAAGGTAAAGCTACCGAGCGTAAAAATTTTGAATTTGGAATAGCAAGTACGTCTAAGCAGGATATAAAATGGGAGCTTTACGGAATTTACAATGATGAGAAAAAGCACGGATATCAAGGACTAACTTTTGAGCAGAGTAAAGATTTATCTGAGTATAAGGATTTGGATTATCAAACTGATGATCCTGCAAAATCTGATTACTATGATTATCATAGACAAGATTTTGAAACCTATGCAATTTTAGGAAAGGTTGAAGTTCCTTTAAGTAGTAAAGACTCTTTTACTCTAAGACCGTATTTTTTACATGATAAAGGAAAATCTTGGTCTACAACTTCTACTAATATTATTGAGTGGATTGTGGACCATGATACATATGGAGTAGTTGCGGAATATGCACATAAAATTGATAACGGAAAAATAAAGTTAGGTTATTGGTATCAAGAAGATGAACCTCCGGGACCTCCTACAACTAGGAAACTAAGAGAATTTGGTACCTATGAATTCTCAGCATGGGAAAGGCTTATAGATGTAGAAAAAAACAGTATATTTCATGCTCCATACATAACGGCTGAAAAAGAGTTCGGTAATACTGTTGTTGAAGCAGGATTGAAATATTTATGGTTAAGTACTCCTACTCTAAAAAGTTATGATGTGACAGGAATAGGGGATGTAAGTTATGAATCTGCACTCTCTAAAGCAAATAATGAGGAGTTTACATTGAACTCCAATACATATGAAGTCTTCTTACCTAATATAGGGTTAACGCATTATATAAATGATAACTCTTATATTAGAGCAAGTTACGGACGCAACTATAATACTCCCCAATATGGATTAGGAGGTGGAGTTGTAACATATTACAGAAAAATGCATATGTCTGAAGATACCCTGCAAGATATGTGGGATAATATAAAACCTGAAGAATCTGACAATTTTGATATAGGTTACGGTTACGGGACATCGACTTGGAAAACTGATACAACATTGTTTTACTCTGATGTAAAAAACGTAGCAGGTTCTTTTTATGATCCAGCTTTGGATTTTACATACCAGCAAAATATGGCAAAAGCACAATCTTACGGTGCAGAACTTGCTGCAAGCTATAAAGTACTTGATAATTTAAATTTAAATCTATCTCTTACTTATAATAAATATGAGTTTAAAGAAGATGTTGAAACAAGTGCCGGAACTACAATAAAATCAAAAGGTCAGCAACTTCCAGATGTACCTGAATTTACAGGTAATTTATCACTTGTATATGATTATCAGGGATATAAATTAAGCCCTATACTTCGATATTTAGGTAAACGATATGCTGATGTTGAGAATAAATATAGTGTTGATCCTTATTGGTTATTGGACTTTTCTGTTCATAAAGAGTACTCTTTTGGCAACAAAAAAAGATTAGATCTATCTTTTTCTGTTACTAATTTATTAGATGAAGAGTATATTTCTACTATTTCAACTTCAGATACAAGTGATGATGAGGCAAAAGCTACTTATCTTGTGGGTGCACAAAGAAGTCTGTTTTTTTCAGTTCAATACAGGTTTTAA
- a CDS encoding ABC transporter substrate-binding protein, with protein MKIVYIILLINLFLIGAYPKDTDNKCEKIVKDYLNKEICIPKKINKIAITCYGGASQEIALFMGGDKIVAQPSVSRFKEFVKVYPNLKDVPSIGSFSDVNIEALMDVNPSIVFVGATSYQMNNRISQMGFPVYTLGIGKHSIDSLLEEFLHLGKILNVEPKAKELVSYWKQTLLAINNNLKDIPENRQKRVYYTTKKRKYSSQWKKSWVDEFINLAGGINVAAKTAIEGERSIETLILWDPDVIVTIRSPFKNQNATAFRDNPALQNIKAIREKQVYEGPVGTFWWDRPSPESILGIVWLAKILYPTQMENINLKKETKNFFLKFYNYKVSDEEYMSFFENKKASLSL; from the coding sequence ATGAAAATTGTATATATAATTTTATTAATAAATCTTTTTTTAATTGGAGCCTATCCAAAAGATACGGATAACAAATGTGAAAAAATCGTTAAAGATTATTTAAATAAAGAGATATGTATTCCTAAAAAAATCAATAAAATTGCAATTACCTGTTATGGCGGGGCATCACAAGAAATTGCACTGTTTATGGGAGGAGATAAAATTGTTGCACAACCTAGTGTAAGTAGATTTAAAGAGTTTGTAAAAGTATATCCCAATCTTAAAGATGTACCTAGTATAGGCTCTTTTAGTGATGTTAATATTGAGGCATTAATGGATGTAAATCCTTCAATTGTTTTTGTTGGTGCCACATCATATCAAATGAATAACAGAATTTCACAAATGGGCTTTCCCGTATATACTTTGGGAATAGGTAAGCATAGTATAGATTCTTTATTGGAAGAGTTTTTGCATTTAGGTAAAATACTTAATGTTGAGCCTAAAGCAAAAGAGTTAGTCTCTTATTGGAAACAAACTTTATTGGCTATTAATAATAATCTTAAAGATATACCTGAAAATAGACAAAAAAGAGTCTATTATACAACTAAAAAAAGAAAATATTCATCACAATGGAAAAAAAGTTGGGTTGATGAATTTATAAATTTAGCAGGTGGAATTAATGTTGCTGCTAAAACTGCAATAGAAGGTGAAAGATCTATAGAGACTCTTATTTTATGGGATCCTGATGTTATTGTTACTATAAGAAGTCCTTTTAAGAATCAAAATGCAACTGCTTTTAGAGATAATCCCGCTTTGCAAAATATTAAAGCTATTAGAGAAAAACAAGTATACGAAGGTCCTGTTGGAACTTTTTGGTGGGACAGACCCTCTCCTGAGTCGATTTTAGGTATTGTTTGGCTGGCTAAAATTCTTTATCCAACGCAAATGGAAAACATTAATTTAAAAAAAGAGACTAAAAACTTTTTTTTGAAGTTTTATAATTATAAGGTTTCTGATGAGGAATATATGAGTTTTTTTGAGAACAAAAAAGCATCTTTATCGCTATAA